The nucleotide sequence GACTCAACAACTATTGACCTGTGGCTACTTCCATCTGGAAAATCCAAGATCCACTAGTGCCTGGTGGAAATCACTATGTGGACACATAGGAAAAATACCCAACACAGGTGTCAAAACAGCCTTATCTTACATGCAGGTGTGTGCATGCTGTGTGTGTACTTGGCAGGTGTAAATAATGCATCTTGTCCGGGATGATCATAAGCAAGAAGTTCTAGAAATTGATTCTTCAGGTCTTAGAGTTAGAATTCTTCACCTCTGTTTTGGTAAAGTCTCTCACAGACGAGTATCATAAAGCTAAAATGGCTGTGTCAACATCCCATACCAGAGATGCATGAAATGAGAGCAACAGCATCAGGACCAGGccacagagaaaaagatgaTGCCAATGATAACTTAATCGGATGTGTTACGTACATAATCTTTTACATAATATTTTTTCTCAATTGTGAGTGCATTTCTTTTAGGTCCCAATGTGTTTTACAGGGGCCTATAATCGAGcgaattgaacttttttttagcttttgacCTTGATACAATGCCATTTCTTCATCAAAACCATAACCAAAGTGATATTTAGCTTAATTAATCTGTGACTGAGTGATCCTCGTGAATTCTGCTTTCTAACCAACAGCACCTCCCTGTCGTGGTAAATGAGCAGCTTTCACAGCTCTACATCCAGTGGTGATTACCCTCTCCTTCCAGGAAGTACCTACCTTGACCACGCTGCCCCTGCCCAGTAAACAACACTACCACTTTCTGTGACCAGCGATCAGTGATGTGAAGCCAAGTgcgatcatttctgctcaaagtttAGACGAAGAGGCCCTTTTAACACCTAATCTGTGCAGCAAGATCAActggtcttcattatttttctTGCTACAGATATGtttcaaaaatgtgtttccGGCTGCAAGAGGTCTCAAACTTTGTTCTGCTTTCCTGAAGAAGAGTCTAATAGCCAGAAGtggttgaattttatttttgggaGCACACTAGATGGTGTTTGTCTGTAACGGTCACTTCACAGGCGACTGCTTGGTGAACATCGGGCTGTACCAAAGTGGAATGTCTAGGAGATTAATTCTTAAAACTTGTGCACTTTCTACaactaaattaaatgttattcatatagcgtcaattcaccACATGTGTCATCTCAAAGCATTTTTcaatgtcaaattcaatcaaatcaaatcatacagacagattagtcaaaacgtttcctatctaaggaaacccagcagattgcataaggtcttgacaagcagctacagtggacagttgtctgcattgttgatggctttgcagcaatctctcattcTGAGCATAAATGAAGCTAGGACAGAACGGGAGAGCAAGGAACAGGAACATATCCAAGATGCTTCCCAAACCTGTGGATACCCTATCTGGACTTTGGTGAAATCACCAAGGAAATCCAAAAGACATGCCGCAGAACAGAATGAGGAGAAGAACAAGCGCAAAAACTTTGTCGTTTTTTGCTGGAGTCCCTGAAAAACTCTGAACACAAGATcaagtacatttcaaacccCACAGGACCCTaagacagaggctggtccatcctaaggacaaaacccccaaccctaagatgagtggagtggtgtctgcagttcagttcagtgaggaatgttctgatctttatattagagaaaccaaacaacctctccacagacgcatggctcaacacaggagggctacctcctcaggacaacaCTCAGCCGTGCATCCGCACCTCAAGGACAACGGACTCTCTTTTGAGGACCAGaatattcacattttggacagagaagacagatggtttgagagaggggtgaaggaagcTAATTACGTAAAacgagaaaaaacaacaactttaaacaggggaggaggactcaggtttcaactatcaaaaacttacaacacagcaataggtttgattcctgccaagtttcaccaCAGTTCACACCTccatgtgaccacaacatttctcctgggAGCCAGGCAAATGATGAGCCTAACAACTCTCCATTGTTggggcgatcagttccaggtgaatctacatgtgaatctaagctctaatgaGGCCTggcctgcaggtctataaagctgggAACttcacactactccagacattttgaattgagaaagcttcctggataggaagcgaaacgtcttcagcttcagaatcgAAGCccagttgctttatttttaaccctttttttttggatctgtATAAAGTGAAattgcaatgctttggtctgatttCCTCATTACTGTAgcccacagcccctcttttaTCCTGCTCTGAGAAGCGTGTGAGAGCAGCTCCTTTTAgtgcggtctctttaaatgcaaatgatgGCAGattcacctttttttatttgcaaatattgtgaggtgttaaaatacataacagagaatagagaaactcaaatgtcataaaatacaaatagtacactgaagtttgtggctgtaatgggAAAGTCTACACAGATGAGTTTATAGTAGAATCAAGATTGTGAGGTGCCCAAGTACTCTGccagaaaaacaagcccaaatcatcaCTCCACCACCACGCTTGACAGTTGGTATAAAGTGTTTGCGCTGAGATGTTGTATttggttttcttaaaaaaaaaatggtgaaaaaaagCTGTGCATTATAGCCAGACAACTCTAGGTAGGTCCAGTTTTTCAAAGGGCATTGAATTGTTACGAAATACATTGAGTGTTTTGGTTGATTCATATATAAGTTTGGAAATCTAAGTCCAAGAGCTATATTCCTTTTAGAAAAAACATTCTTTCTGCTAATACCCATTCCAAAAAGCTGATGAAAAAGGTAACAAAGGTAGTGCCCCTGTCTTGGTTTACTTAGAATCCGTGGGGTGGTTGTCAGTCACAATTTGTAGTTTGTCATCTAAACCAGCTTTGCACTGCAAAGTGAAACCACAAAGCACCCCTAACAACCCCTGTAAAAAAATACCACTAAAATTCTGATCAGTATCTTTATGCTGTGTGTAGGCTAGTTTCACTTACAAGCTaacaactaaactaaactaaatcaTGTTAATGTCCTGTGGACcccaaaacataaaataaactacGTATTATGTGTAGAGAGAATTGAAAACTTTGTGGCCTCtgcattttaaaagcatttattagttttttgaGAGTATGCTCAAAAATATTGAACAAACAGGCTTTGAGTGTGTGATATGATGTACTAAGCTCaggaaaaaatatttgcaaattCAAATTTCAAATCTATAATTTACATTGCATGGCTCTCATTTCCATTCTATTTTCATGCCCACACCACAGATTATAATATACAGTAATATACTTGTATTTGTGACAGCTTTTTAGGGGActaaaataataactcagctGTGAGTTGGTTCAGGTGACAGGGTGTACCATCTGCaggaaaacaatttaaaaatagtCAAAAACTTTCTGTTTATATAAAACTTACAATGctaatctttatttaatttccattgCAGACTAGTTGCTACAGGCACATTGCACAGATACAATGTTAAAAAGCTCCACAATGGAAGCTTTACAACAAAGTTTCATAGGAGCGAGAACACCAGCTGGCAATTTTGTTATTAAACAGCGTATTAGAGGACTAAAAACTATGtaacaaaattacttttaacAAATCGTATCAATCAAGTAAATCAcaatttaattatgtttttcaaGCTATAAAAGttggttttaggtttttatCACACTGTCGCCTGCAAACATCTAAGGCCAGATGTCAGGAGCTAGCATTAATAAACAGGCTGGAATAGACGGGGTTTAACATAGTTTGTTCTGGGATTCCTGTTTAGCTTTGTTAGGAAAGGATTTAACATTCCAAGACAGAGCACCCTGTtcaaaattatattattatgaAACATGAAATGCTCCCTTCAGAAAACgtcaaaaacagattttcttcttcaaattcagatttttgggctgcacagtggcgcagtgggtagcactgttgccttgcagcaagaaggttctgggttcaaatccaaccctgggcctttctgcatggagtttgcatgttctccctgtgcatgcgtgggttttctccgggtactccggcttcctcccacagtccaaaaacatgactgttaggttaattagtctctccaaattgtccttaggtgtgaatgtgtgcgtaaatggttgtttgtcctgtctgtctctgtgttgccctgcgacagactggcaacctgtccagggtgtaccccgcctcttgctcAGTGAACgctggacataggcaccagcgatccccgtgaccccatgggggattaagagggtcagaaaCTGGATGGAAATTCAGATTTTCCAATTAAGTCCCAGTTTATACTTTTCCCCTTCCATGTTTCTCAAGCCATTTTATAATATAACTTCAATGTAGAATATGGTTATTCTATACGATAACCAAGACCAAGAATAGCATATTTGTGTAGTAAACAAAAATGAATAACTGTAATTTCTACAaatttaaaattagaaaatcATAGAATTCATTTATTAGAACCTCTGGAGTAAATACTTTGTAACGCATTGTTTACCTGTATATCTCTACCAGTTTTGCACATGTTAAGCCTAACATTTTGGTTCGTTCTTCTCTACAAAAATGGATAAAGTATAGTAGGTTTGATGGAGAGCATATGTTAAAACTTAATTTCCAAAGTCTAAACTcaatttaggtctgaactttgactggatCAGTCTAGAACACGAATGTCCTTTGGTCAAAAACATTCTATTGTAAATTTGGCTGCATGTTTCGGATTGTTGTCTTTTTCAAAGGTGAACATCTACCTCTGTCTAAAGTCtcttgcagcctctaacaggttttctttggtACTTTGTGTTCATCTATCAcattaaacaaatgttaaagTACAAGAGACGATTACAATGTTATACCTTATTAGCTTAAAAGGCATCACTTTGCATGCTCACAGCAACACATTAGGACTTGCTTTGCATCCTTATGTGCTGCTGTGAGCTTTTCCACTCCCATTGGCACTGTTTCATTGGCAGGTTTCTGAGATGAAAAGGAGGAGTAATCACACAGCGAGAACAAATATGGGTGAGACTAGATAGAGATCAATTCAGAGAAAAGGCACTCTTACAGCTACAACCAAAATGGAAAGTGGTAAGATACTTTAAATACACAAAAGTGattgattttaatttacatttgaaTTGTATACTTTATATCTTTGTGAATTAGCTGGTATTCAATACCAGAAACTGAGTttgcattatttaaaaacttAAGATTCATATCTGTTGTTCTTTTGGGGCATTCTGGTGAATGTTTATCAAACCATTTCTATTTTTACTCATCAGATAACAGAACTTCAACTTCAGTTCAACCATCTGAACTGGATATTGCGGCCACGCACGTAAGAACGTTTTCTCTGGTGATCTACTGTGCAATAACTGTGGTTGGGACAGTAGGCAATGGTCTGGTCATCTACGTGACGGGCTTCAAGATGAAGAAAACTGTCAACTCGGTGTGGTTTTTCAACTTAGCTCTGGCGGACTTCCTCTTCACAGCTTTCCTGGTTTTCTCAGCAATCTCACTCTCTCAGAATCAACACTGGCCTTTCGGACAGTTTATGTGCAAGCTCAATAACTTTGTGAGTTTAGTCACCATGTTTACCAGTGTCTTTATTCTGACAGCCATAAGTTTGGATCGTTGTTTGTCCATCTTGGTGGTGGTGTGGGCACAAAACAAACGCACTGTCCGTAAAGCTCAAATCATAAGTGCTGTAATCTGGTTGGCTGCAGGAATCTGCAGCACACCTTATGCGAGCTTTCGTGTTGTGGGAAACCCAACTAACACCTCAAATAACACCTACTGCTCTTATAAAGGACATCGATCGATTTTGTATGCATTCCGCTTTGTTGTGGGCTTCCTCATCCCATTCCTTGTAATACTTTGCTCGTATGTGGCCATAGGGATCCGTACCAGGCGTCTTCAGAGGATGAGTAAACGGAGATCTCAGTGGAttattttctccataatttttgCATTCTTTATATGCTGGTTGCCCTTGCATGTTTTGAGTTTCATAGAATTAAATGTCAGTGATGGATCAGAAGTAATGAGAATTGTTCAGATTGGAGGTCCTCTAACTGTATGTCTTGCCTTCATGAACAGCTGCCTCAACCCCATCCTCTATGTTTTCATGTGTGACGAGTTCCAGAAGAAGCTCAGGCAGTCTATATTGTTGGTTCTAGAAAATGCCCTGGCAGAGGACCCCTTGTCATTTGTGGCATCATCTCGCTCCTTATCATGGATTCCTAGAAAGTCTGTTTCTGCTCTCCCGAGTGGGGGGAAAGAAGATGAGATATCAATGACCTTAACAGGAAACAAAAACTGACCAGCACAGACCAGGAAAGGTCATTGAGCACAGAAGAAAACAGCCATAAACTGACTGAGAGCATGGAACTAAATCAGCTGCATCGAAATGCTCTGGACAAagctttgatttgagcagctatgTAAATATATGCAGAGAAATTAAGTGTATTTTCACTGATTGCTTGATTTCCCTCATTGGTTTATACAGTTAACAGGTGTTTTTGTACACGGTTAGCCAGACATCCTGAGATATACAACAGGAAGTCTGATAAAATCACAGAGAAAATTGCAAATGTAACTGAAACCCTTGTTTGGTTTTCATGCACCAACACATTGTTcattttaagcatttaaagAAATGATTGAAATActgtaaatacttttttccgATTGCATGTTTAACAATGATCACATTTTCTTGCTTATCTGCTGCATTGACGATGACGTCAAAAGAGACTATGCTACAACATTGATGGATTTTCCAGTagtgaataaaaatgtgctgACAAAACACCCGTTGCACTTTTGGACTTGATTTCTTATCTTTAATCATAGAATTTGAGTATGAGAGCGTATGGATTTTATACAAACCAAAGCAGCTGGATTAGTCAATGACAGAAACTTGTGGACAACCTTCATGTGTTCTCTCAACACCTACACCTCACGTGAATCACAAGATTCATACCTCAGCTCATCTTTGCCGCCATAAGATTCTACAAGCATGTTCCTTAGATAAGACatttttttgatcaatctgtataatctgacccaatctgtataatctgattgaatttgactttggaaagtgccttgagatgacatgtttaataaattggcactaaataaataaaatttgatttaattgaatgTTAAAAAAGCACCAATCAACTCAATGTTTTTGACTATTATAAACAATGCATTGTTTATAATACTGTGAATGTTATATTGCCTACTCGGAAGAATAAGACAAACgaaaaggaaatgaaaataaGTGTGGTCTGTTGAAATGTCTAGTTCCTTATTCCATGTAGTAAATTGTTACGAAATACAGCGGAAGAGGTACGGGTATGAAAACACAAATAGAGAATGTATATGCTAAACAatatgtatgtaaaaaaaattagaattaatATTGGCAATTGCGCTAAAAATGTGAAGTCCCTTATGATATACTTTTGGATTTGAGATGCTAATATATTACTATTAAAAGTAACTGTAGTACtacatcatttaaaaatacaagGTGGGGAAATAAGTTTGCATGTTTGCAAGCTGTAAGACTGCATATGTAATGAGAAGTTGCTTTCATCCCATTTCTGTCAAGCTATGGCATGACTTTAAACACGTGCTCACATCATAACTGTTTGACTCCACATTGATGTGCCCATTACAATATTATGAAAACAGGACCTTTACatcaaaacgttttttttctgtaaatcaaTTCAACATGATATATTTTGCATAATCATTCTGATTATGGCATACAGCAAATGAAAACctgaaattcagtttctcagaaataGAATATTACTGAGGCCAACAAATggagaacacattttaatattatgAGTTACACAACTATTGGGAGAGACTGCTGACCTGACGGTTAATGATATCTTTCGCAATGCAGGTTGAGTCGAGAGGACATTGTTAAAAAAGCTGGCCGTTCAGAGCATATCACACAGCACCTTAATGGAGGGTTaagtgaaaattaaaaaaaaaaaaaaaagcagaagaaaaaagcagtaaaaaagGGCACAAGCTTTTGGGAAATTCAAAGGATTTTGCAGTAAGGTTCACTGAAAACCTCTGGCGAGACTCACATGGTTTGGACTGAGAGTGCAAGTCAGCGCTTTTAGAGCCACCACATACAAGAATCCAGGGTATGGTGAACACTGGTCACAACTCTTCAGTTATGCCACTCCTGAACAATAGACATCGAAGGCGTCTTATTTGAGCTAGTGAGAAAACTAACTGGATGGACTGGACTGGTTATTCAGTGGCCCAAAGTCCtcctttcagatgaaagtaagcACATTTGGAGAtcaaggacccagagtctgaaggagagtggagaggcacacaCTCTGCATTGCTTGGTGTCAAGTATGAAGTTTCCACGTTCAGGAATGATTTGGAGACCCATGTCTGGTGGTGTCTTCTAAGTCCAAAATTAGcaccaaaaaaaatcatagtttatGGTGTAATAAGGACAAAAAAATGGCTACATACTGTAAGAATGTAAGATGAGCTGACAGCCCCTTTAAAAATAGATCACCTGGTCCTCCTTAACACCTCAGTCGAGCTGCAGGCTGATTACCTCACGCTCtgctgatgcagtaattcatgcaaaaggagccctgaCCAAGTCCTGAGTGCTTATACGATACAGCacaaatatataattattattacgctgacatttctattttaaaaattccttttttattggtcttctgtaatatttacattttctgagatCCTAATATACAAAAGACTGTTTATCATTGTGTGTAACTAATCaatctttcactttttgagttgaattaaaataccttttcagtATTAACCTGCATTATGAAAATTCAGTCTTGCCTTTTATACTTTAGGCTGTGTGATAAAGCAGctgaattcataaaaaaaaaaaaaaaaaaacataaacatatactgtaataagcaaaaaaaaaataaaaaatgccaaagcACTTTGCCAATTTCTCATCTACAGGCCACTCTTAAAAATGTGAGAATAGCAAAACTATTCTCACATTTTCATCTCATAAATAAGAATGTCCtaacaatgaaaaacatttctgtggGTTTTCGTTAATGCTTTGTCTTCTGTCTTTCTTAATGGAAGCTAAAGACCAAAATTTGAAGAATCGAgtctttattatcattatgtGACTATAAtaaaattttggtgagacactggctcagatttcacaaataaaacacacacacgctcgcacacaaacacgcacacacacacacacacacaagacaatgttcaagttgaatgcACCGAAACACCTTCTGAGAGGCTAAAAAGcatgaaaatagtttttagCGTCTGATAAAAATGAATTGTTCAAATCAGAAAAGACAGATGGCAGTCACTCTACAGAACAATGTAAATCACTGTGGAATTGCATGAATGTATTAGACAAACATTCCCAGAGAAGTTAAAAAGAGTGCAAATAGTAATTAGCAAAAAATTTTATTATCAAGTTAATtgatgttcaagtcaaaaaagaCAGGCAGTAGAAAGTTTACAGCATGATGTAAAACATTGTCCAGTACCAGACAAACTCTCCCAGAGAAGCtacaaagtgtgcaaatagtcattagcaaaagTTTTAAGAATTGTGCAATTTGAGAGGATGTCTAAACAAACACTTGGCCAAGAAACTAAGTGTGCAAAAGACATTTGCATGTGAGGGACAGTGCAAATAATTCTAAAACAAATCAAGGACCCGTGGAACCTgtagcatgtttgtaaacatgtgAACACACTTTGAACTGGGCTGTTGGTTTACTTGATTCTCAGTACGGGGCGATAGCCTTCACAGCTTTGGGGAAGAAGcagtttttaagtctgttagtttttgatttattgttcCTTAATCCTTTACCTGATGTAAGTAGAACAAACAGCGCATTACACAGGTGGATTGAATCTGTGGCAATACCTtgggcccttttctggactcttgTTGCATGAACTGTGCCTAGCTTgtgtagacggcatcccacaatctcCTGCGTTTACCTCAATATCCATGCTACATCCTTCCTCTCCGATGCGGAGCCTCTCatgcccttttctggactcttgTTGCATGAACTGTGCCTAGCTTGTGTAGAGGCCTCCCACAAATCTCTGCGTTACCTCAATATCCATGCTACATCCTTCCTCTCCGATACCGTGCAGCTCCCATTCCACACTGTCACGCGGAGACACAAGATGCtctctattgtagctctgtaaaagtttATGAGCAGCTGAGTATGCTTCATCACCTCCCCATGTATTTAGAGAGGAATGTCTACCTGGACCTCATGTAGTCCACTATGACTTCCTTGGTCTTGCTGATGTTCAGGGTTAAGttattcctggagcaccacCACGTCAGATTACGGACCTTCTCTCTTTAGTGGGTCTTATCATTGTCAGATATGAGAGTTGGCACAGGGACATCATCTGCGTTTCTCTATCCTCAACACCTGATGTCTGTTGATGAGGAAGTCACTGAACCAGGAGCACAGTGAATCAGGGCCAGCATGTTCAGAAGAACGGTGTTGAAAGCTGAGCTGGTGTCCACaaatagcatcctaacataggtgttaggatgctgcagatgagtcacaTAGCGTGTAATGCTAACGAGATAGCATCCTCTGTAGAACGAGGCGAACTACAGGCTGTCCAGTTGTGCAGGGATGGTGTCCTTGATATATTTCAGGAGgatcatctcaaagcacttcatgacGACAGGGGTCAGAGCAACAAAGTGGTAACCACTGAGCCAGGTGATGGTTGTTTTTTGGGGCATATGCACAATAAGGGAggatttcagacaggcaggaaccgtggagagctgcagggagaggttaaagatgtccagaaagaaCCCATTCAACCTATCACCATGtttggacctgcagccttgttggtgGTGATCTTCCTTAAGCTggaggtcacttggtgcagctgcaggagaagGGTATGATGCTACTCCTCTGGCTGGGAATGATGTTCAGACATTCTGCTGCTTGGAAAGTTGAGGTttgtgaagaagctgtttaaggtgttaGGGAGAGCCAGGTCATTAATGGGCTGCTGGTCACTGTGCttttcagagctcatcatagcatgTTATGTGGGTTGTTGCTGTTGAAGTGTTCCTTGATGTGCTGCTTGTTCCTGTGCTTTGCCTTCTGAATGCCCTTTTTTCAGCTGACTTCCAGACCTGTGGTAGGCCAGTCTATCTCCTGATCTGTATGCTGCGTCCCAGGCCTTGAGCAGTGACCGAAATTTGCCGTCTATCCATGGTTTCTGCTTAGGAGATATTCTGATTATCTTTGTGTCAATGCTGAATGGTTCTAACGCGGGGTCTAGCGCTACAGATCAAGGGTTTTGTAGGCAAGGATCAGGTCCACAGAGATGCGATCTGACAATCCAAAGTGTGGAGATGCTGCAGCCTTATGTTCCTAAAACGTTGCAATTGGCCTGGTCTAACACTGTTGTCTCAGGTCAGGAACTTTATGAATTTGTGGGCTTTGGGGtgcacagttttaaattttacattGAAGTCCCCAGCTATGATCGCAGCTGCCTCTGAATCAGTGTTCATTTGGCTGCTGATGAAACAATAGAGTTACTCCTGGGCTAATTTGACCCTAGTTCTTGGTGGAATatagattatattaataaaatggtAACATAGCTGAGTTATCTAACCTGTTGAAATAGTTTACACTTAACTGCCAGATATTTTAGATTGTGGGAACACAAGcataatgaaaaaaagttgtaaaaaaaaaaaaacgtttgtgtGCTGTAGCTGGAAAATTAAAATCTCAGTTTCCTTAATTACCAAAGATCCTGTCAGAATGCATTATCTTCTCGTGAGATGAAAAGCATGGGACACATGTTCAGTCTGATCTAACCTCCATCGTTCTGTTCTCCCTGGACAAAGTCCCTTACATACCAGTTATCTATATATGAGCTGTCACACCAGTTTCTCAAAGGAAGTTCCTCAGAAACTCAAGGTAGGTTGCATTGAGCACTGTTATAACTTGTGGGGACAGAATGTTACCTACAAAACTAGACCTTCAATCTAAGGGAGAACTCTGTCCTGGCGTCTTCTCAAACCTTCCCCAGGCCCCACTCAGCAAAATGAAATACAACGGGCTCATGCATAAACTCTACGGCTACAgggaagggatttttttttttgcctctagCAATGCATTATAAACAGGATACACACGTGCTCATCACAGCCGCTTAACTTTCAGCACACCACAGTGGTTTATGCtagacttcctgtttgcaaGGCAGACTATCCAATGTGAAACCCGATCAGATATCGGAGGTAACTGGTTGTTTAAACGTGTGGTGCATATGATTTGGGTTGAACAAGGTTGCActcaactaaaataaatgaattttgAATGTGAATTGGATTATACCTACACTGAAATTAACTGACTTTGTTTACAGTCTCTGTATACTGCACTGAGCTAACttttgcaggaatcataattaCATCTCTTTACAGCAGACAGAGCAGACAgaagataaattaatttaaacctTTGGTACCAGAAACAGTCAAGTACAGtaccagcaggacaacaaattaaatcttaatCTAGTTACAATAATTTTAATGACATAAGTCCtatcataataaaactaaaagCTGTGGGAGAACTACAGTGCAGTCAGAGTCATTTTCAGACCCAGCGTTTTATAATTATTCTGGGAAAGGTTGGCTATGCCTTAATTCTGTTAACTGACATCAAATCAACATTGTTACGTTAGACAAAGAATGAAAACCTTGCTTTTTGGGGCTCCCCCGCTTGAATAATTAAACCAACATCTTATCACTAGACTTGTTATTGGAAAATTAGTTCCAAGAGACTTTTACCATGTTCATATAGAAAACCGAGGTGTGTTTATAAAATACTTAACCATctgtggctcttttttttttaatgctttccaAGTTTTATGAGACTGGCAAAACTGATGCACCAATGTGTGTTGGaaaaatattacctttaatGTAATTCAGACATTTACA is from Fundulus heteroclitus isolate FHET01 chromosome 3, MU-UCD_Fhet_4.1, whole genome shotgun sequence and encodes:
- the LOC105926278 gene encoding chemokine-like receptor 1, with protein sequence MESDNRTSTSVQPSELDIAATHVRTFSLVIYCAITVVGTVGNGLVIYVTGFKMKKTVNSVWFFNLALADFLFTAFLVFSAISLSQNQHWPFGQFMCKLNNFVSLVTMFTSVFILTAISLDRCLSILVVVWAQNKRTVRKAQIISAVIWLAAGICSTPYASFRVVGNPTNTSNNTYCSYKGHRSILYAFRFVVGFLIPFLVILCSYVAIGIRTRRLQRMSKRRSQWIIFSIIFAFFICWLPLHVLSFIELNVSDGSEVMRIVQIGGPLTVCLAFMNSCLNPILYVFMCDEFQKKLRQSILLVLENALAEDPLSFVASSRSLSWIPRKSVSALPSGGKEDEISMTLTGNKN